The DNA region TCATGGAACGCCCGACGCCGGTCCGGCGGATGACCGTGGGCGCGGTCAGAGCCGCCGCCAGGCTGACCGACCCGTAGAAGACCAGCGGCAGGCCGAGGAACCCGGCCGAGATTCCCAAGTCGCGGACGGCGAAGAGTACGAAGACCGCGTTCCAGACCCCGTTCGCAAAGTTGCCGAACGCGGCGACCGCGATCATGGGGCGCAGATACCGGCTCCGGAGAAGGACGTCGAGCCCTTCTTTGATCTGAGCGAAGTGTGACCCCGCTTCACTGTCCCCAGCCTGTCCTTCTTCCCGTATGGGCGTCAGGACCAAGATAAGCGCCGCGATTGTCCATGTCGTGCAGTCCACCACGATCGCGGTCGGCGCGCTGAGCAGAGCAACCAAAGCCCCTGCCAATCCCGGCCCGACGGCCATGGCGAGTGACTGGCTCATCCGGATGAGGCTGTTGGCCTCAAGGAGATGGTCCGGCCCCACCAGCGTCGGCACGATCGCCGGGCCTGCCGAGGTATTGAAGACCGAAGCAGTGCCGACCCCGCCGGCCACGGCGAACAACATCCACACGTGCAGAACACCCGCCGCATGCGCGATCGGAATGACGGACAGCTGCAAAGCACTCGCGACCGCGCTGAGCATGAGGACCGAACGCCGCTTGAGCCTGTCGACCCACACCCCCGCGGACAGACCGATCACGAGCCACGGCACCCATTGAGTCGCCTCGAGGAGTCCGACTTGGAACGCGCTGGCGTGGAGGGTGATGACGGCAGTGAGCGGCAGCGCCAGCCCGGTGACCGCGGTTCCCATCAGTGAGATCGTGGCCGAGGCCCAGACCCTGGCGAATTGGGGCTCGGTCCGCAAGACACCCAACGGCAGCCGGCGCAGCAGTACCCGGCCCCCCGTCCTATCGACGGTCGAGGTGGTCTTGTCGGCCATCCAAGCCCCCTTCATGCATCCTTAGAGTATTTACGCACGCGACCGCAACCTATCACAACACTCAGACGACGGATACATCAACCCTGACGAGTCTGCCCATGACGTCGAGAAAACGTCACCGAGTCCTCGACACCGGGTTCTACCTCCCTACGCAGCAGGCTAGCGCGTCGTACGTCGCCAGCGGCGGCATCGGCGAAGACAGTACGACTCAGCCAGACTGTTGCACAGAATCTCTAGGCTGCTTAAAGTCTCCAGCGTGGAAGAGTACCAAAGACCGGGCTCGGCGGCCTGGAGCCGACTCGGACAGCTGAGCAGCGAGCAACTCGCCGGCCTGGTGTCGAGCATCGGCGACACGCCGGTGAGACGTCTGGAGTTCACCGTTGACGGAGGACGCGAGGCAGAGCTTGTCCTCAAGTTGGAAGGCTTCAACCCCGGCGGATCCATCAAGGACAGAACTGCCCTGAGACTGTTCACAGGCTTGCGGGAACAGGGATGCCTCAAGCCAGGCGATACCGTGGTGGAATCGACCTCGGGAAACCTCGGGGTGGCCCTGGCCTACCTCGCGAGAGCATTCGGCTACCGCTTCCATGCGGTAGTGGACCCGCACATTACTGCGGAGAATCTCGCAGTCCTGACTTCCCTGGGCGCGCGGGTGGACATCGTCGAACGGCCGGACGAGCACGGTAGCTTCCTGCCCGCGAGATTAGCGCGGGTCCGTGAGCTGTGCGCTGCTCGGCCCCACTATGTCTGGACGAACCAATACGGCAGCGGACTGAACCCGTTGGCACACTACGCCACGACGGCGCCCGAGATCGATACACAGTGCGGCGAGCGGCTGCAGGCCGTCATCGCGGCGGTGTCGACCGGCGGGACCCTGGCCGGCCTCGCTCGCTACTTCCGGGAGCACCGTCCGGACGTCGTCGTCGTAGCCGTCGACGTCATCGGCTCGAGCGCACTCGGCGGGCCATTGGGACCGCGCCGCCTCAACGGCATCGGCTCGAGTCGGCCTTCGGAATTCCTTGCCGCCGGGACGTACGACGAGTTGGTCTATGTCAGCGATCTGGAAGCCGTGACCAGCTGCCACGAACTCTGGAACCGTACTGGAATCAAAGTAGGTGCTTCCAGCGGGGCGGCTATAGCCGGCGCCGCGCATTTGCTCGCCCGGCGAGAGCTGACCCAGATCGCTTGTATCTGCCCGGACGACGGCACCAAATACGACACATCTATTTACCAGCCAGCGTGGTTGGCGAAAGCGGGTCTTGACATCTCGCAGAGCTCCGCACCGTTCTCAACGATCCGGACGACAGAGCCTTCCGGCTCACGATCCGACTCGGCTCCTCGAACCTTGGCCAGGTGATATGAGCACTTCGATATTGTATTTATCCGAACACGAAGTCACTGTGGCACTCCGTTCCTGTGATGCGGTGAAGGCGGTGGCCGAAGCCCTCATGGCCCATTCACGGGGTGAAACCTTGCTCCCGGCCGAAGCCGCGCTCCGGTGGACATCGCCTGATGGCGAACCGGCACGCAGTCTGGCCTTGCCTGGCGGCGTCCCAGCGGACCCCTTCGCCTATGGGATAAAGATCATTAATGCTTCGCTCGGCAATGTGCGACGAGGACTTCCCCGGGCCAGCGGACTGACGCTCATGTTCGACGCGCAGACAGCACGAGTGGCCGCTGTTTTGGCGTCCGGCCCGATCTCCGCTACACGGACCGCGGCCGTTTCGTATCTCGCCGTCCGCGAACTGTCCACCCGGTCGGCGCACGATGTCGCCATCATCGGAGCCGGAGCTTTGGCCCGAGCCCATATGGATCTGGTCTCCGAGCAGATGCCGCAGTTCGAGACCTTCCATGTTTTCGACATCGAACGCGGACGTGCGGAAGCCCTCGCGGAAGAGTATCGCGAACGGCTGAAGGGCCGTGGCGCTCAGATACAGCTTGCGCGATCTGCCGAAGAGGCGGTCAGGGCCGCAGACGTCGTCATCCCCGTCACGACCACGAACCAGGGGTACATCGAGTACGCCTGGCTGCGGCCGGGAGCCCTCGTGATCAACGTCTCCCTGGACGACGTCCAACCGGAGGTCATCATGCGGGCCGACCGGCTGGTCGTGGACGACTGGTCACTTGTCGCCGACGACACGACTCGTGTACTGGGGCGGCTGATCCGCGCCAGGAGCGTCGTCGCTCCCGGCGCCGAACCGGCCGATGGCGGACGGCGGGTGGACGCCGAACTCGGCGCGGTCCTGGCTGGAACCGCGCCCGGCCGAAACCGTGAAGAAGAGCGTGTCGTCGTCAACCCCTTTGGGATGGGTATCGGAGATGTGGCCGTGGCCGACGCCGTGCTCCGCACCTCCCGCTCTCTCGGTCTCGGAATGGAGTTGGAGCGTTGAATCGAACGCGTCATGAATCTCAAGCTGTCGGCAATCCCGGACCGGAGATTCCGACCTTGTCTGAGACGGTCGCGGCCCAAGCCCTCCTGACACCGGACGCACCGGCGCTCGAAGATGCCGATGGTGTCTTGACATACGGCGAATTGCACCGGTCTATCGTCTCCTCAGCGTGCATGCTGCTGGAAGCCGGAATCGGCTCCGAGGAGATCATCGGGGTTTGGGGAGACCGGACACGGCAAGCGATCACGGCGATCCTGACGGTGCTCGCGGCCGGAGCGGCCTTCCTCCCGTTGGATTCGGCATACCCGCTCGAACGGCTGGACATGATGGTGCAGGACTCTGGGACCCGCGTGGTCCTGGGAGACGGTCCTGAGCTCCGCAGCCGCGTTCGCACCATTCCATTCGAGCAGCTGGCTTCTCTACCCG from Catenulispora sp. EB89 includes:
- a CDS encoding pyridoxal-phosphate dependent enzyme gives rise to the protein MEEYQRPGSAAWSRLGQLSSEQLAGLVSSIGDTPVRRLEFTVDGGREAELVLKLEGFNPGGSIKDRTALRLFTGLREQGCLKPGDTVVESTSGNLGVALAYLARAFGYRFHAVVDPHITAENLAVLTSLGARVDIVERPDEHGSFLPARLARVRELCAARPHYVWTNQYGSGLNPLAHYATTAPEIDTQCGERLQAVIAAVSTGGTLAGLARYFREHRPDVVVVAVDVIGSSALGGPLGPRRLNGIGSSRPSEFLAAGTYDELVYVSDLEAVTSCHELWNRTGIKVGASSGAAIAGAAHLLARRELTQIACICPDDGTKYDTSIYQPAWLAKAGLDISQSSAPFSTIRTTEPSGSRSDSAPRTLAR
- a CDS encoding ornithine cyclodeaminase family protein, coding for MSTSILYLSEHEVTVALRSCDAVKAVAEALMAHSRGETLLPAEAALRWTSPDGEPARSLALPGGVPADPFAYGIKIINASLGNVRRGLPRASGLTLMFDAQTARVAAVLASGPISATRTAAVSYLAVRELSTRSAHDVAIIGAGALARAHMDLVSEQMPQFETFHVFDIERGRAEALAEEYRERLKGRGAQIQLARSAEEAVRAADVVIPVTTTNQGYIEYAWLRPGALVINVSLDDVQPEVIMRADRLVVDDWSLVADDTTRVLGRLIRARSVVAPGAEPADGGRRVDAELGAVLAGTAPGRNREEERVVVNPFGMGIGDVAVADAVLRTSRSLGLGMELER
- a CDS encoding MFS transporter, with the protein product MADKTTSTVDRTGGRVLLRRLPLGVLRTEPQFARVWASATISLMGTAVTGLALPLTAVITLHASAFQVGLLEATQWVPWLVIGLSAGVWVDRLKRRSVLMLSAVASALQLSVIPIAHAAGVLHVWMLFAVAGGVGTASVFNTSAGPAIVPTLVGPDHLLEANSLIRMSQSLAMAVGPGLAGALVALLSAPTAIVVDCTTWTIAALILVLTPIREEGQAGDSEAGSHFAQIKEGLDVLLRSRYLRPMIAVAAFGNFANGVWNAVFVLFAVRDLGISAGFLGLPLVFYGSVSLAAALTAPTVIRRTGVGRSMIVSSLVGNLPMLLIPFLPRGAVSIPFIVLPFAVAGLFSPVFNASMQSVMQASVPTRMLGRIGSTMTMLGWGMMPIGALIGGQLAAHHGYRMPLLIAAVSWNLATLGFIGSSVWSLHELPTGESSLDSGAAVTTATS